In one window of Methanococcoides methylutens DNA:
- a CDS encoding radical SAM protein — translation MRVYEKSVIKVNASTENGKVVLDIEGPLSAVASPVIKRINKIFQEEKPIRADEENIIFSTWSPPIPSTAFNRLISAQIGAIMKKRIPDQFSIGITDKCPYNCIHCGAAGIVADPELSIEEINRAVGEAIELGTYSVQFDGGETMLRSDIAEMVASVDKTRAIATCFTSGFRLTPERAQDLKNAGLFATHISIDSPFESEHDRVRGREGAYQNAMDGIQNSLDAGILTDMFVVVSPDNIDDLEDFYGLAESLGMHEMSIYEIIAVGRWLEREDETISQKDVSRLEKFQKGKNMAADGPRVTAFPYFMGPDQFGCFAGRRWIHVTSGGDVMPCAYTPLAFGNIREDSLADIWKRMGKHSAYKGSAEYCMMRNPEFRKEYIHTIPKDANIPLRIDLQEKN, via the coding sequence ATGCGGGTATATGAAAAATCAGTAATCAAAGTAAACGCAAGTACAGAGAACGGAAAGGTCGTTCTGGACATAGAAGGACCCCTTTCAGCAGTCGCAAGCCCGGTTATCAAAAGGATCAATAAGATATTCCAGGAAGAAAAACCCATCAGAGCAGATGAGGAGAACATCATTTTTTCCACATGGTCCCCTCCAATACCAAGCACTGCCTTCAACAGGCTTATAAGTGCACAGATCGGAGCTATCATGAAAAAGAGAATCCCCGACCAGTTCTCGATCGGGATCACTGATAAATGTCCATACAATTGCATTCACTGTGGTGCTGCAGGAATCGTTGCAGACCCTGAACTTAGTATCGAGGAGATCAACAGGGCAGTAGGAGAGGCCATTGAACTTGGCACCTATTCGGTACAATTCGATGGTGGCGAAACAATGCTCAGAAGTGACATTGCAGAAATGGTTGCCAGTGTAGATAAGACAAGGGCCATTGCAACATGTTTCACATCCGGTTTCAGGCTGACACCTGAAAGAGCACAGGACCTTAAGAATGCCGGTCTTTTTGCAACACATATTAGCATTGATAGCCCATTTGAAAGCGAGCATGATCGCGTTCGTGGAAGAGAGGGAGCATACCAGAATGCAATGGACGGAATTCAGAATAGTCTTGATGCAGGCATCCTGACAGATATGTTCGTCGTGGTCTCCCCGGACAATATTGACGACCTCGAAGATTTCTATGGCCTGGCAGAGAGCCTTGGGATGCATGAGATGTCCATTTACGAGATCATCGCTGTTGGCAGATGGCTTGAGCGCGAAGATGAGACGATCAGCCAGAAGGATGTTTCAAGGCTGGAGAAGTTCCAGAAAGGAAAGAATATGGCAGCAGATGGACCAAGAGTTACAGCATTCCCTTATTTCATGGGACCTGACCAGTTTGGCTGCTTTGCCGGCAGAAGATGGATCCACGTGACATCCGGTGGTGACGTCATGCCTTGCGCTTACACTCCGCTTGCATTTGGCAATATAAGAGAGGATTCTCTTGCAGATATATGGAAGCGTATGGGCAAACACAGTGCATACAAAGGTTCTGCAGAGTATTGCATGATGCGAAACCCGGAATTCAGGAAGGAATATATCCATACGATCCCCAAGGATGCAAATATACCTTTAAGGATCGACCTCCAGGAAAAGAACTGA
- the ahaH gene encoding ATP synthase archaeal subunit H, with protein MAKDKILSEIKKAEQSAAKMVEEGLKNKSEHIMNARAEAREIIKEAETDATKSAQSALRSAEETIKQETEEIITNGNAAAGDISQKAEANVQKAVENLTTEFERAIHA; from the coding sequence ATGGCCAAAGACAAAATATTATCCGAAATAAAAAAAGCAGAACAAAGTGCGGCCAAAATGGTGGAGGAAGGGCTCAAAAACAAGAGCGAGCATATAATGAATGCTCGTGCTGAAGCCAGAGAGATCATCAAAGAGGCAGAAACTGATGCGACAAAGTCCGCACAGAGTGCACTAAGATCTGCTGAAGAAACAATCAAACAGGAAACTGAAGAGATTATCACTAACGGTAACGCTGCAGCTGGAGACATTAGTCAAAAGGCTGAAGCTAACGTTCAAAAAGCCGTTGAGAATTTAACAACAGAATTCGAGAGGGCAATTCATGCTTAA
- a CDS encoding V-type ATP synthase subunit I, with protein sequence MLKPKQMSRAVIVGHKDIMEETIEALHSSNLFHLEDYNEDGSGLKLGRPFENAGDVSKKLIQLRSISSFLGVKKSDAPKQKVNSVLNDLESKLDKLDEEVSEKTEKRSELQSRLKELETLAKDLAPFSAIPIEMELYRNYESIAVFAGTVKENVGPAISKVTSTYEMEYDQNSGTVVLFVKKEDEATVSEILSNFEFRELRIPESNGTPQTLLAGITKEEVDIQKQIEALETDVSSIKEKYSEFILASEELLTIESEKAEAPVKVATSEHTFMIDGWVPEDGVAGLENIVNTATNGRAFVSVQKITTADTDIIPIEYDNPKVTRPFQEIMDLYARPKYKEIDPTALIFISFPLFYGMILGDIGYALILLTLALGIKKMVKSDAVKPLMNVLIYCQISTFLFGILYGEFLGFPLASLHTDHGTIPGLIAGFETVTLFTSPIAGELVTYPIHRTHMIMTMIAATALVGVLHINFGYLVGFVNENRKHGFAAAMFEKGSWIVVELGIILAVLGYTGTAPTQIIGIIVFLIGFVMLVKGEGVKGPIELPALLSNALSYTRLIAVGLSSIYIASTVNLIAFDMILPQGGIIAAVGAILVFIFGHALNTVLSIIAPGLHALRLQYVEFFGKFYEGGGRKYNPFGYIRKYTEE encoded by the coding sequence ATGCTTAAGCCAAAACAGATGAGTCGTGCCGTCATTGTAGGCCACAAGGACATCATGGAAGAAACCATTGAAGCTCTTCATAGCAGCAATCTTTTCCACCTTGAGGATTACAATGAGGACGGTTCCGGACTCAAACTTGGCAGACCTTTCGAAAACGCAGGTGATGTTTCTAAGAAGCTTATTCAGTTAAGATCGATCTCATCCTTCCTTGGTGTAAAAAAATCAGATGCACCTAAGCAGAAGGTTAACTCTGTTTTAAACGACCTTGAATCCAAACTTGATAAACTGGATGAAGAGGTTAGTGAAAAAACAGAAAAACGGTCTGAACTGCAATCACGATTAAAGGAACTTGAAACACTGGCGAAAGACCTTGCGCCATTCTCAGCAATTCCAATAGAGATGGAATTGTACCGCAATTATGAGAGCATCGCAGTCTTTGCAGGTACTGTCAAGGAAAATGTCGGTCCTGCCATCTCAAAGGTTACATCGACCTACGAGATGGAATATGACCAGAATTCCGGAACTGTAGTATTGTTTGTCAAGAAAGAGGATGAAGCAACCGTTTCAGAAATACTTTCAAACTTTGAGTTCAGAGAACTTAGGATCCCTGAATCAAATGGCACTCCACAAACATTACTTGCAGGCATTACAAAGGAAGAAGTAGACATCCAGAAACAGATCGAAGCACTGGAAACAGATGTATCATCGATCAAAGAGAAATATTCTGAGTTTATACTTGCCAGTGAAGAACTGCTTACTATCGAATCCGAAAAAGCAGAAGCTCCCGTCAAAGTTGCGACATCTGAGCACACATTCATGATAGATGGATGGGTACCGGAAGATGGCGTTGCAGGACTTGAGAACATCGTAAACACTGCAACAAACGGACGAGCTTTTGTATCAGTACAAAAAATCACAACGGCAGATACGGACATCATACCAATCGAGTATGACAATCCAAAGGTCACAAGACCATTCCAGGAAATAATGGATCTTTATGCCCGTCCAAAGTACAAGGAGATCGACCCAACTGCACTGATATTCATATCATTCCCACTTTTCTATGGAATGATCCTTGGTGATATCGGATACGCATTGATCCTTCTGACACTTGCTCTGGGAATAAAGAAGATGGTCAAGTCAGATGCTGTGAAGCCTTTGATGAACGTGCTTATCTACTGTCAGATATCAACATTTTTATTTGGTATTCTTTACGGTGAGTTCCTTGGATTCCCACTTGCAAGTCTTCACACCGATCACGGCACTATTCCCGGATTAATAGCAGGATTTGAAACAGTAACACTTTTCACATCCCCTATAGCTGGAGAATTGGTCACATATCCGATCCACAGAACACACATGATCATGACAATGATCGCTGCAACAGCACTTGTCGGTGTGCTCCACATCAACTTCGGATATTTGGTTGGATTCGTAAACGAAAACCGAAAACACGGTTTCGCTGCAGCAATGTTTGAAAAGGGTAGCTGGATCGTAGTAGAACTTGGAATAATCTTAGCAGTACTCGGTTACACTGGTACCGCACCCACACAAATAATAGGTATAATAGTGTTCCTTATAGGATTCGTCATGCTCGTTAAAGGAGAAGGTGTAAAAGGACCTATTGAATTACCCGCACTTTTAAGTAATGCACTTTCCTACACTCGTTTAATAGCAGTAGGATTGTCATCAATTTATATTGCATCTACTGTCAATCTCATAGCTTTTGATATGATCTTGCCACAAGGCGGCATCATAGCAGCAGTAGGTGCAATATTAGTATTCATATTCGGACATGCGTTAAACACAGTCCTGAGTATAATAGCCCCTGGATTACATGCACTCAGGTTGCAGTATGTAGAGTTTTTCGGTAAATTCTACGAAGGTGGCGGAAGAAAATACAACCCATTCGGTTATATAAGAAAATACACGGAGGAATGA
- a CDS encoding ATP synthase, translating into MVDPVATTTMMDPAGLKAIGAGLAVGLTGIASGLAERDIGSAAIGAMAENESLFGKGLILTVIPETIVIFGLVVALLIS; encoded by the coding sequence ATGGTAGACCCAGTAGCAACAACAACAATGATGGACCCAGCAGGATTAAAAGCAATCGGAGCAGGACTCGCAGTAGGACTCACAGGTATTGCATCCGGTCTTGCAGAGAGAGACATTGGATCAGCAGCAATCGGTGCAATGGCAGAGAACGAGAGCCTTTTCGGTAAGGGATTGATCCTTACTGTAATTCCAGAGACAATCGTCATTTTCGGTCTTGTCGTCGCACTGCTTATCAGCTAA
- a CDS encoding V-type ATP synthase subunit E: protein MGLETVIKDIMDAAQAEVTMINAGADSEVSQILDEARQTAKNIMGDRLAKAEDDIKRLRQQETSSANLEVKRAMLNARKEVLDKVYNNAVESIVSLPAEKQEELLKAIIEENEGNGSKIYSNKDSEELVRKLSSLEYAGNVDCIGGVVIENNDGTVRLDYTYDIILKNVNEQSLKQTSDILFG from the coding sequence ATGGGACTCGAAACAGTTATTAAAGATATCATGGATGCCGCACAGGCAGAAGTAACCATGATCAATGCAGGTGCTGATTCAGAAGTATCACAGATACTTGATGAAGCAAGGCAGACTGCAAAGAATATCATGGGCGACCGCTTGGCAAAAGCAGAAGATGATATCAAAAGATTACGTCAGCAAGAGACATCCAGTGCAAACCTTGAAGTCAAGCGTGCAATGCTTAATGCCCGCAAAGAAGTCCTTGATAAAGTATACAACAATGCAGTAGAGTCAATTGTATCTCTCCCTGCTGAAAAACAGGAAGAGTTGTTGAAAGCCATCATTGAAGAAAATGAAGGTAACGGCAGCAAAATATATTCTAACAAAGACTCTGAGGAACTTGTCCGAAAACTCTCTTCATTGGAATATGCCGGCAATGTCGATTGTATTGGTGGCGTAGTCATTGAGAACAATGATGGAACAGTTCGTCTGGATTATACATATGACATAATCTTGAAGAATGTTAATGAGCAATCATTGAAACAAACATCTGATATTTTGTTCGGGTGA
- a CDS encoding V-type ATP synthase subunit C, with translation MRLLQKFKKKSSPNHSGSGSNYAYVTARVRAMKSNLLPKETYPRLMNMGIDEITRFIEESQYKQDVDELARVYDGVDLFEHALNRNLGVTFRKIINISEGELNYLISEYLRKYDIWSIKTILRGKYCNASLEEINDSLVSAGQLSYTFLSSLAEKESYESVIDALSGTDYYPILKGYDGTNLSAIENQLDKEYYNGLFNAIGNPGSNDRKLFSKFIRTEIDIKNLSTLFRLKKADVSEDEIADLILDGGLHLSMREIEKLLPLPFSEFINSLEKYPYWEDISGIVSPEMDSLVDLETQLTRHSIKSAASFSHVYPLSIVPIMDYVLNKKNEVNNLRIILRGKAANLDEEIIRNQLVI, from the coding sequence ATGCGGCTTTTGCAAAAATTTAAAAAGAAAAGTAGTCCGAATCATAGCGGAAGTGGCTCCAATTATGCTTATGTGACAGCACGTGTTCGGGCGATGAAGAGCAATCTTCTTCCAAAGGAGACATATCCACGACTTATGAACATGGGCATTGATGAGATCACACGTTTCATCGAAGAATCACAATATAAGCAGGATGTCGACGAACTGGCAAGAGTATATGACGGCGTGGATCTGTTTGAGCATGCATTGAACAGAAACCTGGGCGTCACTTTTAGAAAGATTATCAACATTTCAGAAGGCGAGTTGAACTATCTTATCTCAGAATATTTAAGAAAATATGACATATGGAGCATCAAAACGATCCTACGTGGAAAGTATTGTAATGCATCATTAGAAGAGATAAATGATAGTCTCGTATCAGCCGGACAACTGTCTTATACATTTTTGTCAAGCCTTGCAGAAAAAGAATCCTATGAAAGTGTCATTGATGCTCTCAGTGGAACCGATTATTACCCGATATTAAAAGGATATGATGGGACAAACCTCTCTGCTATTGAAAATCAGCTTGACAAGGAGTACTATAACGGACTGTTCAATGCGATCGGCAATCCAGGTTCCAATGACCGTAAGCTGTTCTCAAAGTTCATCCGCACAGAGATCGACATAAAGAATCTCAGTACACTCTTTAGATTAAAGAAAGCAGATGTCAGCGAAGACGAAATTGCAGACCTCATTCTTGATGGTGGTCTTCATTTGAGTATGAGAGAGATCGAAAAGCTATTGCCTCTTCCTTTCAGTGAATTTATCAATTCACTTGAAAAATATCCATATTGGGAAGATATCTCTGGCATAGTGAGCCCGGAAATGGATTCACTGGTAGATCTGGAAACTCAACTTACAAGACACAGCATCAAATCCGCTGCAAGCTTTTCACATGTGTATCCACTATCCATTGTTCCGATCATGGACTATGTCCTGAACAAGAAGAATGAAGTGAACAACCTACGCATCATACTGCGTGGAAAAGCAGCGAATCTTGATGAGGAAATAATCAGGAACCAGTTGGTGATCTAA
- a CDS encoding V-type ATP synthase subunit F — protein sequence MELAVVGSSEFVTGFRLAGVKKIYEAKDDELESMVKKVLEDSEVGIFVMHGDDVNKLPEILRDTLSESVEPTVVTLGGTGESSNLREKIKQSVGVDLWK from the coding sequence ATGGAATTAGCAGTAGTAGGTAGCAGCGAGTTTGTTACAGGATTCAGGCTGGCTGGTGTCAAAAAAATATATGAAGCCAAAGATGATGAACTGGAATCCATGGTCAAAAAGGTCCTCGAAGATTCCGAGGTTGGAATTTTTGTCATGCATGGCGATGATGTTAATAAGCTACCGGAAATTTTGAGAGACACTCTAAGTGAGTCTGTTGAGCCAACAGTCGTTACTCTCGGAGGAACTGGTGAAAGCTCAAACTTAAGGGAAAAAATAAAACAATCGGTAGGTGTAGATCTGTGGAAGTAA
- a CDS encoding ATP synthase subunit A: MEVNGEIYRVAGPVVTVTGIKPRMYDVVKIGHEGLMGEVIRIQGEKATVQVYEDTSGIKPGEPVVNTGLPLAVELGPGLLESIYDGIQRPLPVLQEKMGNFIERGVTANGLDRERTWEFKPTVSKGDVVEGGSVIGVVQETENIEHKIMLPPTVSGTVEEIKSGSFKVDETVCVLADGTELPMMQKWPVRGPRPVAKKLMPSKPLITGQRILDGMFPVAKGGTAAIPGPFGSGKTVTQQQLAKWSDTDIVVYIGCGERGNEMADVLNEFPELEDPKTGRPLMERTVLIANTSNMPVAAREASVYTGITIAEYYRDMGYDVSLMADSSSRWAEAMREISSRLEEMPGEEGYPAYLSARLSEFYERAGSVNSLAGLDGSITVIGAVSPPGGDFSEPVTQNTLRIVKVFWALDAKLSQKRHFPSINWLTSYSLYTQGLADWFSENVAPDWTELRDNAMDLLQQESELQEIVQLVGSDALPEDQQLTLEIARMVREYFLQQNAFHPVDTYCPFDKQYKLLKSITKYGEMATAALEAGVPMNKIITIESKDELAKVKFEEDFEGALDTVMTKMDKEFAQLGGN, from the coding sequence GTGGAAGTAAATGGTGAAATTTATCGTGTGGCAGGACCGGTCGTCACAGTTACAGGAATTAAACCGAGAATGTACGATGTGGTCAAGATAGGCCATGAAGGACTGATGGGTGAAGTTATCAGGATCCAAGGCGAAAAAGCTACTGTTCAGGTATATGAGGATACATCCGGTATCAAACCCGGAGAACCTGTAGTGAACACTGGTTTGCCTTTAGCCGTGGAACTTGGACCCGGATTATTAGAAAGTATTTATGATGGTATTCAGAGACCTCTCCCTGTGCTACAGGAAAAGATGGGCAACTTCATTGAGAGAGGAGTAACTGCAAACGGACTTGACCGTGAAAGGACATGGGAGTTCAAGCCAACAGTAAGCAAAGGTGATGTTGTAGAGGGTGGAAGTGTTATTGGTGTTGTTCAGGAAACTGAAAACATCGAGCACAAGATCATGCTCCCACCAACAGTATCCGGTACAGTAGAAGAGATCAAGAGCGGAAGCTTCAAGGTAGACGAAACTGTATGTGTACTTGCTGATGGAACCGAGCTTCCAATGATGCAGAAGTGGCCTGTACGAGGTCCACGTCCTGTAGCTAAGAAACTCATGCCAAGCAAGCCTTTGATCACAGGTCAGAGGATCCTTGACGGAATGTTCCCTGTTGCAAAAGGCGGTACCGCTGCAATCCCAGGTCCATTCGGATCAGGAAAGACAGTTACACAGCAGCAGCTCGCAAAATGGAGTGACACAGATATTGTGGTTTACATTGGTTGCGGAGAGCGCGGCAACGAGATGGCTGATGTATTGAACGAGTTCCCTGAACTCGAAGATCCAAAGACTGGCCGCCCACTTATGGAAAGGACAGTTCTTATCGCAAATACATCCAACATGCCAGTAGCTGCTCGTGAAGCATCTGTTTACACTGGAATCACAATTGCAGAATATTACAGAGACATGGGATACGACGTATCACTCATGGCAGACTCAAGCTCAAGATGGGCAGAAGCAATGAGAGAGATCTCATCCAGACTTGAAGAGATGCCTGGTGAAGAAGGTTATCCAGCATATCTTTCAGCAAGGCTCTCAGAGTTCTATGAGCGTGCTGGTTCCGTGAACTCACTTGCAGGACTTGATGGTTCAATTACAGTTATTGGTGCAGTATCACCACCTGGTGGTGACTTCTCCGAGCCTGTCACACAGAACACACTTCGTATCGTTAAAGTGTTCTGGGCTCTTGACGCAAAGCTCTCACAGAAAAGACACTTCCCATCCATTAACTGGCTGACAAGTTACAGTCTGTACACCCAGGGTCTTGCAGACTGGTTCTCCGAGAACGTCGCACCTGACTGGACCGAACTCAGAGACAATGCAATGGATCTCTTACAGCAGGAATCCGAATTGCAGGAGATCGTACAGCTCGTCGGTTCAGATGCACTTCCGGAAGACCAGCAGTTGACACTTGAGATCGCACGTATGGTAAGGGAATACTTCCTCCAGCAGAATGCGTTCCACCCTGTCGACACATACTGTCCATTTGACAAGCAGTACAAGCTTCTCAAATCCATCACAAAGTATGGAGAGATGGCAACCGCTGCGCTTGAAGCAGGAGTTCCAATGAACAAGATAATCACTATCGAGTCCAAGGATGAACTGGCAAAAGTCAAGTTCGAAGAGGACTTTGAGGGTGCACTGGACACAGTCATGACAAAGATGGACAAAGAATTTGCTCAGCTCGGAGGCAACTGA
- a CDS encoding ATP synthase subunit B, whose translation MTKEYKTIVEVSGPLIFLEKTEPVGYGELVQINLPDGTTKRGQVLDTSADMVVVQVFEGTGGLNEESGVIFSGETIKLPVSKDMLGRILSGAGEPLDGGPRIVPDEKVDINGASMNPFSRMPPEDFIQTGISTIDGTNTLVRGQKLPIFSGSGLPHNEIALQIARQAKVPGSDESFAVVFGAMGITSEEAQYFMKDFENTGALERAVVFLNLADDPAVERIITPRMALTAAEYLAYEHDMHVLVILTDITNYCEALRQMGAAREEVPGRRGYPGYMYTDLASLYERAGVIKGLKGSVTQFSILTMPGDDITHPIPDLSGYITEGQIVVSRELHMKNIYPPINVLPSLSRLMNSGIGEGKTRDDHKAVSDQMYAAYAEGRDLRGLVAIVGKEALSERDRKILEFADLFEDRFVRQSRDEDRSIDDTLRVAWEILSELPEAQLSRIDNKYIEKYHPAHQKTSE comes from the coding sequence ATGACCAAAGAATACAAAACGATCGTAGAGGTTTCCGGACCTCTGATTTTCCTTGAGAAGACAGAACCTGTAGGGTATGGTGAACTTGTTCAGATCAACCTGCCGGATGGAACCACCAAGAGAGGGCAGGTTCTTGATACATCTGCAGATATGGTAGTCGTCCAGGTTTTCGAAGGTACAGGCGGACTCAACGAAGAATCCGGTGTAATCTTTAGTGGTGAGACCATAAAGCTGCCAGTATCAAAGGATATGCTCGGAAGGATTCTTTCCGGAGCAGGAGAACCACTCGATGGTGGACCACGCATCGTTCCTGACGAGAAAGTGGACATCAACGGTGCATCAATGAACCCGTTTTCCAGGATGCCACCAGAGGACTTTATCCAGACAGGTATCTCCACAATCGATGGTACTAACACACTTGTGAGAGGACAGAAACTTCCTATCTTCTCCGGATCAGGTCTTCCACACAACGAGATCGCACTTCAGATCGCAAGGCAGGCAAAAGTTCCAGGAAGCGATGAAAGTTTCGCAGTAGTTTTCGGTGCAATGGGTATCACCAGTGAAGAAGCACAGTACTTCATGAAGGACTTCGAGAACACAGGTGCTCTTGAAAGAGCTGTTGTTTTCCTTAACCTTGCAGATGACCCTGCTGTCGAGCGTATCATCACTCCAAGGATGGCACTTACAGCTGCAGAATACCTTGCATACGAGCATGACATGCACGTACTCGTTATCCTGACAGATATCACAAACTATTGTGAAGCACTGCGTCAGATGGGTGCAGCAAGAGAAGAAGTTCCAGGAAGACGTGGTTACCCAGGTTACATGTACACTGATCTTGCATCACTGTATGAAAGAGCAGGTGTTATCAAGGGCTTAAAGGGATCTGTTACCCAGTTCTCCATCCTTACAATGCCTGGTGACGATATCACCCACCCGATCCCTGACCTTTCCGGTTACATTACCGAAGGACAGATCGTGGTTTCCCGTGAACTTCACATGAAGAACATCTACCCACCGATCAATGTATTGCCATCACTCTCTCGTCTTATGAACTCCGGTATCGGAGAGGGAAAGACAAGAGACGATCACAAGGCAGTATCTGACCAGATGTATGCAGCATACGCAGAAGGTCGTGACCTTCGTGGATTGGTTGCTATCGTCGGTAAAGAAGCATTGTCCGAAAGAGACAGGAAGATCCTTGAGTTCGCAGATCTGTTCGAAGACAGATTTGTTCGCCAGAGCAGGGATGAGGACCGTTCCATCGATGACAC